A section of the Fusarium falciforme chromosome 8, complete sequence genome encodes:
- a CDS encoding PHD domain-containing protein: MTTTGDKNNESQRIVPLRNPLQPRQQQSHQLQSSPPHRSHSGAQQQQHRPALLTFISSFFSSSHDLSPSAMNLKRRNQRTGPFLQQNWINGVAPLRNSIMGVNLSTPKHLSGQDDGAPPQKRLRLSSPDPLENDRYPASHDTPESLSALRVEVLKVLHKDSKKVRPLQTTVVEPRDIVTIKGRCRITVSDVSEGFPNILYRCCKNCDIITYKNPVGPHRVARVSLPQPFLVPEESIKVNRHDDVSNDFAQSYRLDVELESINDGTWPPLDSHDFDIPLGEQGSFSDSAKNRWIFHSEVGGVFGRSKTPVRLTTGHRPDRVLRPTDYVMDVDLRWTAGFRPIAKGSKPCITAIDPDTEPYTTGQLEPIPDDQLNGAGVLNGVNGGTNGIATTNGVNGLNGLNGVNGINGENGVNGIHAHEDVNGTNGINGHAHEDSSHEPDDDVDGEHTPNRALRTRGVKQQYNLKILSDKAQGKERKPRARATQATPAEGRVTYFLPIDQPVCLDYWRCVTCGTFHDSLPLLQLHLQTYHLEYDYVLDITSQGPHFRVTHRNESVASPTRTYQLGKPVKPWHLETYVSGDQSWVTSRLGPDNNEEPARSPSKQATARQLFDSKPSLPPQPTLPPVPRPKKRKITIPETNYPLFDPVSKARLVAGEDLPRPAIDNSWLIQKHREDIGEFSDVTSEEKEYIRNWDSFILQENVTSGTYFPRAWLKFVKEHASWLVAANPRMVEFGKHMGVLVARDVLDDKTIDQAMELFDEARAQLKAKAKEQANGTEDAQPADATLKQSPRASQIMKGANGCTVCQLPVLGPSLLVCSNKNCSSRLYHAGCIQQTATISPAARAKWLCNECSKSGGSS, encoded by the exons ATGACGACAACAGGCGATAAAAACAATGAGAGCCAACGCATTGTGCCTTTGAGAAATCCTCTGCAACCGCGACAACAGCAATCACATCAGCTGCAATCATCACCGCCGCATCGCTCGCACTCAGgcgcccagcagcagcagcacaggCCCGCGCTCCTCACATTCATCTCGTCAtttttctcctcctcccatgATCTCTCTCCCTCCGCCATGAACCTGAAAAGGCGCAATCAAAGGACGGGGCCCTTTCTTCAACAGAACTGGATCAACGGAGTCGCACCCTTGCGAAATTCAATCATGGGTGTGAATCTCTCCACCCCAAAGCACTTGTCGGGTCAAGATGACGGCGCCCCTCCGCAGAAGCGCCTTCGCCTGTCTTCTCCGGACCCTCTCGAAAATGACCGGTACCCTGCTTCGCATGACACGCCAGAGTCCCTCTCCGCTTTACGCGTCGAGGTTCTTAAGGTTCTTCACAAGGACTCTAAAAAAGTCCGACCCCTCCAGACCACTGTTGTTGAGCCCCGCGATATTGTCACCATCAAGGGCAGATGTCGCATCACCGTCTCCGACGTGAGCGAGGGCTTCCCCAATATCTTGTACCGCTGCTGCAAGAACTGCGACATCATCACCTACAAAAATCCCGTTGGCCCTCACCGCGTCGCCCGGGTTAGCCTGCCCCAGCCGTTCCTCGTACCTGAAGAGAGCATCAAAGTCAACAGACATGATGATGTGTCCAATGACTTTGCTCAATCGTACAGGTTGGACGTTGAACTGGAATCTATCAATGATGGCACATGGCCTCCCCTCGACTCTCATGACTTCGACATCCCTCTGGGCGAGCAGGGTTCCTTCTCCGACTCTGCTAAGAACCGCTGGATTTTCCACAGCGAGGTTGGGGGAGTTTTTGGCAGAAGCAAGACCCCCGTGCGCCTCACAACTGGCCATCGTCCCGATCGCGTTTTGCGTCCGACAGACTATGTCATGGACGTGGATCTGCGATGGACGGCAGGTTTCCGGCCGATAGCCAAGGGTTCCAAGCCCTGCATCACCGCAATTGACCCAGATACTGAGCCCTACACCACTGGTCAACTTGAGCCTATCCCCGATGACCAACTCAACGGCGCCGGTGTGTTGAATGGTGTCAATGGAGGCACCAATGGCATCGCTACTACCAACGGCGTGAATGGCCTCAATGGTTTAAATGGCGTGAATGGCATCAACGGCGAAAATGGTGTAAACGGCATTCACGCTCACGAAGATGTCAACGGCACCAATGGCATCAACGGCCATGCTCATGAGGACTCATCGCATGAGCCGGACGATGACGTGGATGGTGAACACACCCCCAACCGCGCCCTGAGAACACGAGGAGTCAAGCAGCAGTACAACCTCAAAATTCTCAGCGACAAAGCGCAAGGGAAAGAGCGAAAGCCGCGGGCAAGAGCTACCCAAGCGACGCCGGCGGAAGGTCGCGTCACCTACTTCTTGCCGATTGATCAGCCTGTGTGCTTGGATTACTGGCGATGCGTTACCTGTGGCACATTCCACGACTCGCTGCCTCTGCTGCAACTTCACCTGCAGACTTATCATTTGGAATACGACTATGTACTCGACATAACGAGCCAAGGACCGCATTTCCGAGTCACTCACCGTAACGAGTCTGTCGCTTCGCCCACGAGGACATACCAGCTAGGAAAGCCGGTAAAGCCCTGGCATCTGGAGACGTATGTGTCGGGCGACCAATCTTGGGTGACCTCGCGTCTTGGCCCAGACAACAACGAAGAGCCAGCGCGGTCTCCGTCGAAGCAGGCGACTGCAAGGCAGCTCTTTGACTCGAAACCTTCACTACCGCCACAGCCAACGCTGCCACCAGTGCCTCGAcccaagaagagaaagatcaCCATCCCCGAGACTAATTATCCCCTCTTTGATCCCGTGAGCAAGGCGCGCCTTGTAGCGGGCGAGGACCTGCCGAGGCCTGCGATTGACAACTCATGGCTGATTCAGAAGCATCGAGAAGACATTGGGGAATTTTCGGATGTTACATCCGAAGAGAAAGAATACATTCGAAACTGGGACTCATTCATTCTCCAGGAAAATGTCACTTCTGGAACGTACTTCCCACGCGCCTGGCTTAAATTTGTCAAGGAGCACGCCTCATGGCTCGTGGCAGCCAACCCTCGGATGGTGGAATTTGGCAAGCACATGGGTGTTTTGGTGGCGCGTGATGTCCTCGATGACAAGACAATCGACCAAGCCATGGAGCTCTTTGATGAGGCGAGGGCCCAGttgaaggccaaggcgaagGAGCAAGCGAATGGCACTGAGGACGCGCAGCCTGCAGATGCAACGCTGAAACAGTCACCTCGGGCTTCTCAGATCATGAAAGGTGCAAATGGCTGTACAGTGTGTCAGCTGCCAGTTCTCGGGCCCAGCCTGCTTGTCTGCTCGAACAAG AACTGCTCAAGCCGCCTCTACCACGCTGGGTGCATTCAACAGACTGCCACCATCAGCCCAGCGGCTCGTGCCAAATGGCTTTGTAATGAATGTAGCAAGTCGGGAGGATCCTCGTAG
- a CDS encoding Histone deacetylase, translating into MDSRAMDAVDLPMKDADAPNGLKTDNSIDDDDTASEDANSSEEDPEPQDLALDQVRRRGLLPTGCCYDDRMKLHMNADFSPNTHHPEDPRRIHEIFKAFKKAGLVYTGSEADLPRIIRECPTRYMWRIAARSATKDEICLAHSADHFSWVENLDKISTAELRELTRRYDQGRESLYVGSMSYPAALLSAGGAIETCKNVVTGQVKNAFAVIRPPGHHAEYDAPMGFCFFNNVPVAVRVCQQDYPDLCRKVLILDWDVHHGNGVQNIFYQDANVLYISLHVYANGTFYPGKPPNPITPDGGIENCGSGPGLGKNINIGWHDQGMGDGEYMAAFQKIIMPIAKEFNPDLVVISAGFDAADGDELGGCFVSPGCYAHMTHMLMSLAGGKVSVCLEGGYNLKAISKSAVAVAQTLMGEPPPKMELPKINKEAARILAKVQAHQAPYWECMRPGIVDVPEVQSLNANRLHDVIRNAQRQVLQTKHNMVPLYIQREQLYKSYENQVLVTPSLHEANKILIIIHDPPQLLAQPDVIDTSLDPHNAWVVDGVTEYIDWAISQKFGVMDINVPAYITHEEDSDAYIPGFKEKALQEQIQSLVCYLWDNYLQLYDAENIFIMGVGNAYLGVKVLLVNRDCKARISGVVNFVNGTLRPVKSDIDTDLSSWYKDNSRVYIAGDHACWSDPDLTRKVHKRRFGTVVRSPKFGLNKMMQAHADEARAWILERVVEASDADMTDDEKQ; encoded by the exons ATGGATTCAAGGGCCATGGATGCTGTCGACCTACCCATGAAGGACGCCGATGCGCCCAACGGGCTCAAGACGGACAACagcatcgacgacgacgacacggCGTCCGAGGATGCCAACTCCAGTGAGGAGGACCCCGAGCCTCAAGATCTTGCACTTGATCAGGTGCGGCGGCGAGGTCTACTTCCTACGGGCTGCTGTTATGACGACAGGATGAAACTTCACATGAACGCAGACTTCAGTCCAAATACCCATCACCCAGAAGACCCCCGCAGAATCCACGAGATCTTCAAGGCGTTCAAGAAAGCGGGCCTCGTCTATACCGGCTCCGAGGCAGACCTTCCAAGGATCATAAGAGAATGTCCTACACGATACATGTGGCGGATAGCTGCCCGTTCGGCGACAAAAGATGAGATCTGTCTCGCCCACTCAGCAGACCATTTCAGTTGGGTTGAGAATCTAGACAAGATCAGCACCGCGGAACTTCGAGAGTTGACTAGGAGATACGATCAAGGACGCGAATCCCTCTATGTCGGCAGCATGTCGTATCCCGCAGCCCTCCTCTCCGCTGGAGGTGCTATCGAGACCTGCAAGAATGTTGTCACAGGACAGGTGAAGAATGCGTTCGCCGTGATTCGACCGCCGGGACACCACGCCGAGTATGATGCGCCCATGGGCTTCTGTTTCTTCAACAACGTTCCAGTGGCCGTCAGAGTATGTCAGCAAGATTATCCCGATCTATGTCGCAAGGTCCTCATCCTGGACTGGGATGTCCACCACGGCAACGGAGTGCAAAACATATTTTACCAGGATGCCAACGTTCTCTACATTTCGCTTCACGTATACGCCAATGGAACATTTTACCCTGGAAAGCCACCGAATCCCATAACCCCCGATGGAGGCATCGAGAACTGTGGCAGCGGTCCTGGACTTGGCAAGAATATCAACATTGGTTGGCACGACCAAGGCATGGGAGATGGTGAATACATGGCGGCCTTCCAGAAGATCATCATGCCCATCGCCAAGGAGTTCAATCCCGACTTGGTGGTAATCTCTGCCGGCTTTGATGCTGCGGATGGCGATGAGCTAGGAGGTTGCTTCGTTTCACCAGGCTGCTATGCTCACATGACACATATGCTCATGTCTCTGGCGGGTGGAAAGGTCTCTGTGTGTCTTGAAGGCGGCTACAACCTGAAAGCTATTTCCAAGTCAGCTGTCGCCGTCGCTCAGACACTCATGGGCGAGCCGCCACCCAAGATGGAGCTCCccaagatcaacaaggaAGCTGCACgcatcttggccaaggtTCAGGCGCACCAGGCCCCATACTGGGAGTGCATGCGGCCTGGCATTGTCGATGTGCCAGAGGTTCAGTCGCTCAATGCTAACCGCCTCCACGACGTTATTAGGAACGCCCAAAGACAAGTCCTGCAGACCAAGCACAACATGGTACCCCTCTACATCCAGCGCGAACAGCTGTACAAGTCGTATGAGAACCAAGTGCTGGTGACTCCGAGTCTGCATGAAGCGAACAAGATTCTGATTATTATTCACGATCC ACCTCAGCTCCTAGCCCAGCCGGATGTCATCGATACATCTCTCGATCCGCATAATGCTTGGGTT GTTGACGGTGTAACCGAATACATTGATTGGGCTATTAGCCAGAAGTTTGGTGTCATGGATATCAACGTTCCTGCGTATATCACCCATGAAGAG GATTCGGATGCATATATCCCAGGCTTCAAAGAAAAGGCCCTCCAGGAACAGATTCAGTCTCTAGTCTGCTACCTATGGGACAATTATCTGCAACTATACGACGCAGAaaacatcttcatcatgggcGTCGGGAACGCCTATCTAGGAGTCAAGGTTCTTCTCGTAAACAGAG ACTGCAAGGCAAGGATTTCCGGAGTGGTGAACTTTGTCAACGGAACACTCCGGCCAGTCAAGTCAGATATCGATACGGATCTCTCGTCCTGGTATAAGGACAATTCGCGCGTATACATCGCGGGCGACCATGCGTGCTGGTCAGATCCTGATCTGACTCGGAAGGTTCACAAGCGCCGCTTCGGAACGGTTGTGCGAAGTCCTAAGTTTGGTCTCAACAAGATGATGCAGGCCCACGCTGACGAGGCACGTGCGTGGATCCTGGAGAGAGTTGTTGAGGCATCAGACGCGGACATGACAGATGATGAGAAGCAATGA